TATAAATAAAAACTTCGGTTCCACCCTGGCTATGATGAGGCATAATCATGACTAAGGGGAATTTGGTGCAAGCAAGAATCGCTTTGGTATGGCGTGCGATGACTTCGGGTGATTCATGTAAAAAATATCTGTCTTTGAATTGTTTCCATAAATCGTCAACAGTTTTTTCTGCTACACCTTCTGTAAGTAGTATGGATAAAGCATATTGCTTTCTGGCTTTAATAAGCGCAGTTTCATCCATTAATTCTTGTTCTCGATGTAACATATGTTTTGCAGCACGATACAACTCTTTAAGCAGAGAGTCTTTCCATGAGTTCCACAAAGTAGGGTTAGTCCCACAAATATCTGCGACAGTTAACAAATAGAGATAATCTAAATAGTGTGGCTGGGGTAAGAGTTTGCAGAAATTCTTTATAGTATTGGGATCATAAATATCTTGTCGTTGCGCTGTTTGTGACATAAGTAGATGGTTGCGTACAAGCCAAACCAATAAATCACAGTCATCTTGATCAAGCGCATGATTTTTTGCAAAATTAGATGCTTCAATTGCGCCTAACTCTGAATGATCACCGCCCCGTCCTTTAGCAATATCGTGAAATAAGGCGCTTAGGTAGAGCAGTTCGGGCTTGTTTAAATTGGGCATAATTTGTACGCAGAGAGGAAATTGTTCTGAATAGCTTTTTTCTTTAAAGCGGGATAGATTTCGAATGACGAATAATGTGTGTTGATCTACTGTATAAACATGGAATAAATCATATTGCATTTGTCCGGTGACCAAAGCAAAACATTCCAGATAATGAGCCAGAACACCGTATCGACTCATTCGATGCAATGCTTCATAGGGTCCATCTTCGACTTTAAGAATACTCATAAACAACTCTGCTGTTTCTGAGGATGCTTTAAAACGTTTATTCATCAGATAAAGTGATTCTCTAATTAATCGGATAGTATTTGCCCTCACTCCTTCAATATCTGGGCGCTTAGCTATCCAAAGGAATAATTTTAGTAGTGCTTGTGGATGATGAATGAACACGCGAGTGTTTTTTACTTCAATGTAATTATTGGATAATTGAAATTCATTATCTAGGGGATACAACTTTTGCTTAGGAGAATGAGCAATGGTTTCATCAAACCATTGTAATAGCATCTCATTGAGTTCCCTGTTTCGTTTAATGACTTTGAAGTAATCTTTCATGAATTGTTCTATGGCTAATGAATGAGGTTTATCTTTATAGCCAAAAAACTGAGCTAATTTAATTTGATAATCAAAGGACAAGCGTTCTTCCGCTTTTTCAGCTAATACATGTAAGGCAAAACGCACCCGCCAAAGAAAATGTTGGCAATACGTAAGCTTTTCGTATTCTTTATCAGTAATGAACCCATAATTGATGCCATCTGCTAGTTTTTTAATGTTGAAATGTCGTTTTCCAATGCTGAGCAGAATCTGCAAATCACGCAGGCCACCAGGGCCATATTTGACATTAGGCTCCAGGTTATAAGCTGTTTCCCCATATTTAGCATCACGTTTTTTTTGCTCCTGAAGTTTAGCTAAAAAGAAATCCTGGCTAATCCACATATGTAGTGGATGAATCTGATAAATTAACTCCTCCATTAGCGGACCGCGACCGCATAATAGAAACATATCCAGGAGACTGGAAATAACCGTAACATCTTGACTCGCAAGTTCGGCACATGAAGAAACGCTGGTGATTTGATGGCTGAGATTTAAACCAACATCCCAACAATCTTGGATAAAATTTTGGGCATGGTTTAATTGGGCTTTAGAAACTTTATCAGAATGTAAGAGCAATATATCTACATCAGAATAGAGTATTAGTTCTCTTCGTCCATAACTACCCAGTGCAAGAAGACAAAAAACGTCATGATCCAGCTGATTTTTAATAAATAAATTAATAACCAGCTCATCGACAAAGGTTACTAATTTACGAATGATGGTGGTGATATTTGTTTTATAATCGAATTCTTCGCGTAGTTTTTCTTTAAATTGTTTTAGGTTATTTTTAAGGTCGTGTAATTCTGGAGTCATCCCTTGTTTCTCTGCATCCAGTGCCTGCGAAAAGGGATGAGTCTTTAAGTGTTTATTTTCGTTCTTCATCGCGCAAAGTCAAAATTTCTACACCGTTATCGGTTACCAACAAGGTATGTTCCCATTGGGCTGAAAGACTATGATCTTTGGTGACTACAGTCCATTGATCGGGCAATAATCGAGTATGATATTTTCCAACATTAATCATTGGCTCTATGGTGAAGGTCATACCTGGTTCTAACTTCATTCCTGTTCCAGGTAACCCATAGTGCAATACTTGCGGATCTTCATGGAAAATACGACCTATCCCATGACCGCAATAATCACGCACCACAGAGCAACGATTTTTTTCAGCATGCTGTTGGATAGCGTGACCAATATCACCTAAATGAACTCCTGGTTTTACCATTTCAATTCCAATAAACAAACACTCATGCGCTACTTGTACTACATGTTTTGCCTTGACTGAGGGGGAACCAATAATGAACATTTTGCTGGTATCGCCATGATACTCGTTTTTAATTACAGTAACGTCAATATTAATAATATCCCCATCTTTTAAAACTTTTTTACCTGGGATTCCGTGACATACTACATGGTTGACTGAAGTACAAATTGACTTAGGGAAGCCATTATAATTCAAAGGAGCAGGAATTGCTTTTTGTGTGTTCACAATGTAATCATGACAAATGGCATTAAGTTCATCGGTAGTGATACCTTCTTGTACATGTGGACCAATCATTTCAAGAACTTCTGCAGCGAGTTTGCCAGCAATGCGCATTTTTTCGATTTCATCAGGGGTCTTTATAGTAACTGCCATAGGGTGCGAATCCAAAAGTGTTATTTGATTGTTCAATATTTTTTGTTCCAATATATATAGTGTAGGCTAAACAATGTTATACGTATCGAACGATTTGGAACGAACATCATATTAGCATAACCGATGATGTATGTCATCGAATCCTAATTAGAGCCACTTTTATGGAATTCTAGAATTCATAGATATGACTTTATTGATCAAATAAGTATTAATTTAGTTTAAGTAGAATTTAATATGGCCACAATGTATACTCTTTGATTTTTTAATCGGAACCCGTGTATGCCCAAAAAATCAAAAGCAACCCTTTTAAAAAAACAAGAGGAACGAAGGGATGCTTCACTTTCAGTCAAGTTAAAGTCAAATCAAGTACAGCCGAATTCATTTTTTTCAAAAGATTCTAAAAAAGAAGCCAATCGATTGAAAAAGATAAAGAAATTAATTGAAAGTATTGGTATCGAAAATATGGAAGCCCAAAATTATATACCATCTACTGTGGACAAACCGCAATTAGTTCAAGTTATGTCTGTTAATTTGTTAAAGGAGTTTGGAGGCCTGGGTTTATATACTCATGCCAATATTCCAGCTCACACTTGTTTGGGAGCATATACCGGTGAACTGTATCCGACAGTAACTTCATTTAAAAAATATGTAAAGAAAATCCCAGGTGCGGATTGGAGTTATGCAATGACTCTTGGGCATACCGTTATCGATGGGAAAGATAAAGGAAACTTTACCCGATATATTAATTTCTCTGATAGTCAAGCCAATGTTGAGTTTCGAGAAACTGAAGTAAATGGTTTAAAATGTGTCATTGTAGTGACTACAAAAGATGTTCCAAAAGGGAAACAGTTACTGGTTGATTATAATTGCTACGATGAACGGGCTTCTAAAGAATATTTTTTTCTTAGTCCAGAAGATAATTGGCTATCCTCACAGGAAGTGCTTGACTCAAATTCAGGAGGGTATCAACTCCATGTTATGGAAACCGATTTTAAGCTGCTAAATTTAAGTGAAAAAGAAAGGATATATCTCACAAAAATTGGAGAATTGATTTTTTCTGGAAAATTTTTATCACACAACTCCCACAAGGTTAATCTCGATGAAATCAATCTTCCTTTTCTTAAAGCAAATTTAAAAGGGTCGGTTCTGGACTTTAATCAGGCGGATTCATTTAATGCCTTGATGTTAGCCAGTTATTTAGGGCAAGTTGCAAATATCAGATGGCTTGTTAAGAATCATGCCAACGTAGATCAACAACAAAATCACTCTGGAAATTGTGCTTTATTTTTTGCACTAGCAGGTTATGCGGACTGTGAGACAAAAAAACAACGACAGTCTTATTTGGATGCCTTGTGTCTTCTTGTTGACTCGCAAGCAAACATTTTAGTTCATGACCGAGAAGATAGAACTTTTTTGCATAAAGCAATTAAAACTCTATCTTTAAATGATTTTAAAGTACTAATGAGTCATATCATCGATCAACAGCAATTCACTCCCGAAGAAATTTTAAACTATATAGATAAAAATAATCAGGATATTTTCTTATATTGTCTTGCTAATAGAGCTTTTGATAAAGCTGCTGTTTTAATCCACCACTATTCTGATTTTTTCAGAAGCGAGTATTTTAAATATAATAGTAAATATGACGAAAAAATGGGAAGAGGAGCATTAGTAGAATTAATAAATGAATTTGATCAGGACGAAAAAAGGGCTCTATTTGAACTTTTAACGACTCCTAAACTTGATTTGGACGCTAACTTTATTACTTCGCTGAAATTAAGCAAAGACGAGCAATTTTCGTTCTCTAAATAGACATGTTCAACCCTGGGTATATCGCTACCCGGGTTATAGTCTGCTATTGATGTAAGGAATAGTAAATTTCAAGTTGACTTGGGACAATCGCCAATATGTCTACGGTCAGCTTTTTGTTCCAACATTTTTTCTTGAATATCTAATTGTTTCTCAGCGGTTAAATATATTTGTTTATACCAAAAAGACCCGTACTGGGTATATTTTTTGGGATCATATTTCTGGGCATCATGTCCAGTCACTACTTTAGGTTCTATTTCAGTTGGGTATTTTCCATTATGATTTGGAGTATATGCTAATAAGGATTCACTCGTATCTGGAGGAGTATTTAAATAGATAGTAATATCTTTTAATTTGATACAATTTTTACGTCCTGTATTGGTGCGTAAGGCTTCTTTAACTAGATTTTGCAAATCTATTATAGTTTCTTGATTTGCAAAACAATCGCTTAGTTTTTCTACCCCATTAAAATCATTTTTTTCAAGGGTCACTCTTTTAAAAACCATTCCAGGGGGAATTGTTATATAAATCATAGCATCTCCATAAGCGTAAATAATCACTGGAGTGTATCATAAACATTCAAAAATCCTATTTCTATGTCAGAAATTTTATTGCGCTTACTTTTATTTCGAGTACTATACTTTATTAAAATCTAGTGCTTAACGCTCAAGGAAAGAAAATGAAACTCAATGCGTGTACTTTTATGTCTGCTTTAAGTTTCCTGATAAGTACTTCTGCCTTTACATTTGAAGGCCATGGAGTAGGAGGCTATCATAGTGCCCCTCCACCGAATCCTGGATATCACGATAATGGAAATTTCAATAACTATCATAATAATGAATGGTACGGTGGAAGTGTAAATGTAAACACTTGGGGGAATGGCGTTTGGTATGATGATAGTTTGGATGATAATACTGATGAGGTTATCGGGGTGCCTGATGGAGGGTATTATGATCCTTCGTGTCAAACTATAGATAATTGTAGTACAGGTACTTGTACGTTAGTGAATACATGTGATCAAGAATAAAGTATGAATAAAAAAACATATCAATGGGCAGTGATAGGAGGAGGTCCTTCGGGGATCGCCGCAGTGGGAAAATTATTAGACAGTGGAATTTTGCCAGAACATATTTTATGGTGTGATCCTCATTTTAAAGTTGGAGATTTAGGTCTGTACTGGCGAAATGTTTCGAGTAATACCAAAGTAAAATTCTTTAAAGATTTTTTATCGGCTGTCCAATCCTTTCGATATCAAGAGGCTCCAGACTTTCCCTTAAATCATCTACCCATCGGGGAAACTTGTACTTTGAGTTACATGGCTGAGCCTCTCCAGTGGATTACAGATCATTTTTTGCAAAAAGTCCAAGCAGTAAAAACAACCATCCATAATATGTTTTTATCGAAGCGTGTATGGTCTTTATGTTCAGACTCAGAAACCTACCAAGCTAAAAATGTAATATTGGCTACCGGAGCCTTGCCTTCTACATTAAATTATCCTGGCGTTAATGTAATTCCTTTTGAGGTAGCCATTGATAAGGAAAAACTTGCTTCAGTAGTTCAACGAGATGAGACTTATGGTGTATTTGGCTCCTCTCATTCTGCAATTATTATTCTAAAACATCTCGTAGAGCTTGATGTTAAAAAAATCATTAATTTTTACCGCTCACCTTGCTGTTATGCGATTGAAATGGATGATTGGATTCTTTTTGATAACACTGGATTAAAAGGACAGAGCGCTGCATGGGCTCGAGAACACATCGATGGGGTTTTACCACCTAATTTAGTTCGTTATAATGTCAGTGAACCCAATATTGCACGTTTTTTATCTGAATGTGACCAAGTAGTTTATGCAGTAGGGTTTGAACAACGTAAAAGCATTGTTATTGGTGATTATGAATATTCTCGTCATAATCCTTATGTTGGAATTATTGGGCCAGGGTTATTTGGTCTTGGTATTGCTTATCCAGAAACTAGAGCTGACATGTACGGGAACGTAGAGTCTCAAGTCGGGTTATGGAAATTTATGGTGTACTTAAATAAAGTGATGCCCATTTGGCTGAAATACCCCACTTAAATTTAGTCGAAACCCCTAGATACAGATCCCGGGAACTTACAGGGATCTGTTAGAATTTGATTTAACTTTTTGAACTTTTAAACCATTTTCCTTACTAAGATACTTTTAAATCCGCGAAACACCTACTAATATAGATCGTTTTATAATTAAGAAAACAATAATCATGCAAAGAATAGCTCTATTATTCTTTTTTTTAGTAGGAATATTTATTTGGCCTAGAAATGCAGAATGTGCGCTCGAGCGTGATTTTCAATCTTGGTTTAATATCACAGCTATGGGAAAAACTTATAGTGATGATAAAATAATAGGACGTGTACGATATTGGTTAGAAGGACAACAGCGTTTTGGTGATGACAGTAGCCGTTTCACACAGACATTATTTCGTCCAGGATTAGGTTTTGCATTAACCGATAATCTTAGTATATGGCTTGGCTATGCTTGGGTATATACCGGTATACCGTTTACCCCTAATCCATTTGAAGAAGATCGAATTTGGCAACAACTTTTATGGACCAAAACCTATCAACATTTGACTTTGACCAGTCGAACGCGCACAGAACAGCGATTTTTAGAAAATAATCCTAAAACTGCTTACCGATTTAGGCAACTTATTAAAATTTCGGCTCCGCTCAAACAATATCCAAATTTTAGTTTCGTCACAAGCGATGAACTGTTTCTTCATAAGAATAATTTTGTGGGTACAAACAGTAGGGGTTTTGATCAAAATCGATTTTTTATAGGTTTGGGCTATAAATTAAATCCTAAAGCTACTACGGAAATTGGCTATATGAATCAATACATTCGCCGTTTCGGGGTTCCCAACTTTCTAACTAATATTGTATCAATCAACTTTTTATTGAGTTTGTAAGATGAAATTTAAGAAGTTTCAATTTATTAGAATTTCAGAATGAAGTTCAAATAACACTCGTAAGTTTTATTTCAAACGTCATCCTGATAGTGGGTTACTTAATGACCGCCACCAGGTCCCCCAGTGCCACCAGTTCCACCTGCGCCCCCAATACCCCCAAATCCTGTCGGTTTGGTATGAGCAGCTTCTTCGGTTTGTTGCGTCTGACATCCAAATAACAAGGTAGATAAAAATATTAATAATGTAATTCGTTTCATGAATGTCCCTATTGCGTCAAAGTTTTAGTAATTTTACTTAAGCATTATAACTATTTTTGTGATTGGAAAAATAGAGGTGTGAGCTACCCGATTTTAATAAGAAAATGCCTCATTGAAAAAAATGGGGAATCTCTGTGTTTATAGATCTAAATTAAACATCATTGGTATCTGGTTGATGTGAGCGATAGTGCCAAAATTTTGGAAAGGCTACACAACAAGTGGCTACTCCTACAACACATAATATTCCACCTGATATTAATGCAGTGGGAATGCTAAAACTCGAAGCGATAAATCCTGCGCGCGTATCACCCAATTTAGGCCCGCTTAAATAACTGATCATTTCAATTCCTGCTAATCGGCCCCGGTATTCTGTGGGAATGGTGTTATTCCATAAGGTAGTTCGAAATATTCCACTTATCGCATCAAAAGCTCCTGAGAGTGCTAAGAAAAACAAAACCAACCAAAGTGAATATGATAAACCAAATCCGATGATGGCAGCGCCCCACAATGCTGCGGCAATCGCAATGGCTCTACCATCATGATTTATTTTCGACGTCCAGCCACTGAAAAATGAAACAATCAATGCCCCTACAGCTGGAGCAGAATAAAGTAAACCTAAAGTTTTTGCCCCCCCTAGAGATTGAGCTATGGCAGGAAGCAAGGAATTAGGCCATGCAAAAACCATCGCAATAAAATCGATAATGTAGCTTCCCATTAGTTCTTGCCGATTAAAAGCAAAGAAAATTCCTTGTTTTAGAGAAGATAGGATGGAAGGGTGTTTCTCCACGAGAGGTTTAGGTATGTTATGAATTAGGATTAAAGCAATTAATGATAAAAAAAATGTCATTAAGTCTATTAAAAACGTGATCACAATGCCGTAGTGAGCGATAATAAGTCCGGAAATAGCCGGGGCAATAATCATACAAAAACTGAATTTAAATGTAGCGAGTGCTCCTACTTTTTTGTAATCCTTCGGGTTAACGATTTGTTGCATAACACTATCATATGCAGGACGATGTAAGCCGGTGATTGCGGACATAGAAGCTGAAACAATAAAAATGAGGCTCAGCGAAGGAGAGGTTTGATAGGAGTTAAGGGCCAGCATGCAGCATCCTATTGCAAGAAGTAACTCACTGATAATCAATAACCCTCGGCGATTGTAGCGATCAGCAAATACCCCACCAATTAATGCGGTGATTAATAGAGGTAATAACTGAGCTAAACTTAATAATCCAACAGCGAAAGTCGATTGGGTAATTTGATAAATCTGATAGGGCAGTGCAACATTGCTTATCATCGTACCGATAAACGAAATGAATTGCCCCAAATACAGTAACCTGAAGTCACGATTTGTTTTAAGCAGGGAAAGATCTAAGAAGGAGCTCATTTCAGAATATCCAAATGTTTAAACAGCAGAATATGGAGATTATAAAAGAGGATTTTATGCTTTTTAATTGATTCAGTACAGTACAGGGGTCGAAATGATAAGTTTACACCTTCTTCAGGAGCTTAATTTTCTCGCTTTCTTTTTATAATTAATATAGGATTAATGAGTTAATCTAGTGTTATATATGGAATTATGACAAAAATACGACAAGACCCCAAGTCAAAAGCTTCTAGAAGAATATCTCTTGCTAGTTTTGTGGGAACCACAATTGAATGGTATGATTTTTATCTTTTTGGAACTGCCTCCGCTTTATTTTTTAATATTCTTTTTTTCCCTAAAATTAGTCCTATTGCTGGAATCATGGCGGCTTATGCGACTTATGCAGTCGGTTTTTTTGCGAGACCACTTGGAGGGCTTATCTTTGGTCACTTTGGAGACAGGGTAAGTAGAAAAAAAATGCTTATTTTCACTCTATGTTTGATGGGAGGGTCTACATTCTTAATTGGATTACTACCCACTTATGAACAAATTGGAGTATTTGCACCGCTTCTACTAGTGATTTTGCGTTGTATTCAAGGAATAGCAGTTGGAGGTGAGTGGGCTGGAGCAGTTGTGATGTCTGCTGAGGTGAGTCGAGAAAAAGAAAGAGGGTTTTATTCAAGCTGGCCAAATTCAGGTGCTCCTTTTGGCTTAGTAATTTCCATCGCAATATTTCTCGTATTTTCCGCACTCCCTCAAGAACAATTTTTATCCTGGGGATGGCGTATTCCTTTTTTACTGAGTTTCTTCGTTGTGCTTGTTGGTCTCTATATTCGTTTGCAGATTATGGAAAGTAAGATTTTTATTGAAGCAACAAAAAACAAACGTCCATCAAAAAGGCCGGCTTTGGAAATGCTTCATTCTCACTTTAGAAATTTTCTGTTGGCAATAGGCGCTCGTCTAATTGAAAGTGCATCATTTTATGTTCTCACTGTGTTTATCTTAAGTTATGGAACTTTTGAATTGCATCTTTCAAAAACAATTCTCCTTTATGCTGTGATGGTAGGGGCAATTTTTGAAACTTTATTGATTCCTTATTTTGGTTCGCTTTCGGATAGAATTGGTAGGCGTCCGGTTTATATTACTGGGGCTTTATTAATGGCTTTATTTGCATTTCCATTCTTTTGGTTATTGCAAACAAAAAATACAGCATTGATTTTTTTGGCTGTAATTTTCGGAATGTGTATCCCTCATGCCATGATGCATGGTGCTCAAGGAGCCTTCTATTCAGAGCTTTTCAAAACACGAATTCGTTATAGTGGAACTGCAATCGCTTATCATTTATCTGCTGCATTCTCTGGTGGATTAGCCCCTTTAATTGCTACTGGTCTCGTAGAATGGGCTCATGGATATACTTGGCCTGTATCGATCTATCTGATTATTATGGCTGTGATTACTATAGTCAGTGTGTATTTATCTGTAGAAAGGGCACAAAAAGATATTTCCGCTTAATGTACGATTAAAATGGTTTTTGTCTTACCGAATATTCAATATTCATTTTTTATTGTATCTTTAGAAGCCATTACATCGCTCCATAGATCACGAATAAAGTCTGAATCTTGTAACTCATGGATGGTAACAGCTGGGGGCAGAAGAGAATTAACTTCTGCAAAATGATTTTTTACAACCTCTCCTTGTAAAAAGTCTTTTAGATCCGTTATATAAGCAATAATACGTTCTTCAGGTAAACCCTCGATAATGGCTTCATGTTTTTTTACAAAATGAGAAACTTTTTTAGGTGATTCTTCAGGATTTAAATCGGTCAAATGATCCACTAGAGGCTCATACAAAGAAGATAACTCTATAACTCGTTCTGCTACTCCAACAACAAGACCATTCGTTCCATTTTCAACTTCTTTGTCTTTTAAAAAACTAGTGAATAAAACATCGAGAACAACGGTCCCTCCATAAGTAATAAGAGGCTTGTGTTCTGAGATGTATTTTGCAAGTGCCTCAATAGTGACCCTATCAAAATTACCTCTCATCGGCAAACCATTATCCGGGAAAGTATCGTGAATTCTATAATAGGGGACGTCATGGTCTATGGTTGAGGCTAATTTACTAATAACCTGGGATTTGGTTTTAAAGAAACCAAGGAATTGTTTTCCAATACTCATACCAACCATCCAAATACATAGAATACTTCAAAAAATCGAAATTGATTAAAGTAGAGTGTGTATGTTTGATGACACATGTATTAATTATAGACATTATTTGGATTTAAAATAAAATAGAAAACACCCTGGAAGTTTTCTATCATCCAATATTATTCCATTTGATCCCTAGATTGTAACAAATCTTGTATTGGTTGAGGTAATATCGAACGCATCTTATATGTTATCTTTGCCTCATTTCTTTGCCAAATAATACCTAAATAAATAATAGCAAAGCCAATAGCGGTCAAAACGACCGGGAATAAGTAACTGAAATTAAATACTCGAAATGCTAAATATCCTAGGTAAAAACACGTTCCTAAAGCGCCAAATAGTACAAATACTTTTCTATTTAAAATAACTCCAACTAATATCAGTAAAAGATTAATGCACAGATAAATAAATTTAGAAAGTTCACTATCTGAATGTTGCGCACTCAGTCCTCCCCAAAAGGTCATAACTCCGAATATATAAAGCCAAAATGCATAGTCTGCTGATTGACTTGAGCGAACATCAACCCAGAATGCAATTAATACGGTAATTATTCCAAAATACATAGAAACCATAGCACTTAACTCATAGGTATACGTATCTGGTTCAATCATGTACGTAAGATCCATAGACATGTACCAAAGAGTGACTGCAATGGGCATAATCATAAAGGGATAGCGGTACAGCCATGCCATTATAATTCCTACGATAAGAGTTCCAAGCTCCATGAAGATCCAGTTCCATTTAACGTAGATATGATAGTCCTGATACACCGTATTATCCGGTGGCCACCAACCCATGCCTTGTTGTAAACCATAGATAGCAAGCGGAGTAAGACAGATGACAAAGGTCGCGCATATTCCTGCGGGTATTTTATGACCCGTATCATCTAACCTATGAGTAAGCGCTATACCTAAAATGGAATAGCACAAGGAGAGAAATAAGATCCCCCAGCCTCCAT
The DNA window shown above is from Legionella sp. PC997 and carries:
- a CDS encoding DUF2157 domain-containing protein, which translates into the protein MKISRHMMNKAIEANIITEKQANDLIEFIKNLPEQSAGFNLTNVLYYFGGLIAIGAMTLFMNLGWEMYGGWGILFLSLCYSILGIALTHRLDDTGHKIPAGICATFVICLTPLAIYGLQQGMGWWPPDNTVYQDYHIYVKWNWIFMELGTLIVGIIMAWLYRYPFMIMPIAVTLWYMSMDLTYMIEPDTYTYELSAMVSMYFGIITVLIAFWVDVRSSQSADYAFWLYIFGVMTFWGGLSAQHSDSELSKFIYLCINLLLILVGVILNRKVFVLFGALGTCFYLGYLAFRVFNFSYLFPVVLTAIGFAIIYLGIIWQRNEAKITYKMRSILPQPIQDLLQSRDQME